The Mustela erminea isolate mMusErm1 chromosome 10, mMusErm1.Pri, whole genome shotgun sequence genomic sequence aataatgtggCTTCATTAATCAGTGCTTATGTGTAAAGAATGCTTTAATATGCTCATATATCTATCCTATCCAGACAAAGACTGTGGtcttttgtcttctctgtgcCTGAAATACATCCATAGAAAGGtcctttttctatatattttggcTGCAGATCCTAGAAGCCACTGGCCAGGAtgttttcattccttcatttcatACTATTTGAttgcaataaaacaaatgaggGGAAGTGTTTTCCCAGTCAGAAAGGGGAACTGACAGGTATGGAAACCTCAAAACAACTCTGGGTCCACCACAACTTATCTGCTACTGCTTAACCCCTTTATACTTTCTGATGTACTTgccaatgcattttttaaaaaattttatttcaattagccaacatatccttagtctcagatgtagtgttcagcaatttatcagttgcatacaataccCACTGCTCTTCACATGACAccaatgcattatttttatgtgATCACAAACAACCTAATGAAGCAGTTATTGGGAAATTACTGAGGAAACCAAGAAGTTAACTGTGGTGTAGAAGGAAGAACACTGAAATGGGGAACAAAAACTTGAGTTCTAGTTTTTGCTTTACCCCTAATCAATTTGTGACTTCAGACAAGTAAGTTCCTCAACTTTGATGtctcttgttttgttgtttgtaaaAGATGATGATTATATTAGATCACTTCAATGGTTCTTTCCTGTTAGGTCTTCCAtgatttttctatcattttttttccaaagattttatttcatttgttcatgagaaatagagagagagggagaagcagtctccccatggAGAAGGACCCCAAttaggactcaaccccaggaccctggtctcacaacctgagccaaagacagatgcttaactgactgagccatccaggcacccgatTTTTCTATCATCTTTAACCATGGCCATAGAAGAATACATATTTCTGACAGCTGGCAAAAAGCCTAAATCTTCTACCTTTTTTaccccttgtgatgagaactactaggatctactctcttaacaactttcagatagggtgcctgggtggctcagtgggttaagcctctgccttcagctcaggtcatggtcttggggtcctaagGTcgtgtcccacatcgggctctctgcttggtggggagccagcttcccccctctctctgtctacttgtgatttctctctctgtatatcaaataaataaataaaatcttaaaaaaaaacccaactttcaaatataccatatGGCAGTATTATCTACAGTCAtctattatacattattatacccccagtacttatttatcttataactggaattttgtacctcttGACCACCAGCATccaattccccacccccacctcccttctaccttcttcttcttcttcttctttttttttttttttttaagattttatgtatttatttgatagacagagatcacaactaggcagagaggcaggctgggggttggtgggagtggtggtgggagaagaagcaggttctccgctgagcagagagcctgatgcagggcttgatcccaggaccctgagatcaggacctgagctgaaggcagaggctttaacccactgagccactcaggcgcccctcccttttACCTTTTAATTAGTCTGCTAAATCAtgacttttttaatttaacaatttaacaatgataataaaatgGTAATATCCAGTGACAGCTCCCAAAATAAGTCATTTATAGCTCAGTGACTTCCCTTCATTTGTTAAACACATTAAACAAATTTGTTACCATAATAATCAGTGGagatacaaagacaaaaaaaaaatcaatgatttcaTAGCCTCATtaagaaggtaaaaaaaagaagaaaaaaaatttctgtaaatttaacTAATAAAAGTAAAGAGTAACAGGGTAATAAATCCCATAGAGATTTATATATTGTTAGCTAAGAGGAACGGTACTTAACCCATTAGGGCATGAGACAATAGGCATCAGGGAAGTTTTCTTAGAGGAGATATGTAAGCTAAATATTCAAAGGTAAATAGGAATCTgccaaaggaagaaggaataaaaggaTGACCAATGCAGAGACACAAGCCTGTGTAAAACCAAGAACCTTACAGAAAAGAACTCTAAATAATGCAGGATGGCTTGAGTACCTCTAGGTAGTATCTCTAGGAGTCTACCAAGACATTATGGTCAGAGACACTAGAACCACATaggaatacattctttttttctttttttaaaaattttttcagtgttccaagattcattgtttatgtaccacacccaataCATTCTTAATGTTTCCCTAGGCTGGACAGAAtaaccccttttttttttttaaagattttatttatttatcagagagagaggggggagagagcgagcacaggcagacagaatggcaggcagaggcagagggagaagcaggctccctgccgagcaagaagcccgatgtgggactcaatcccaggacgctgggatcatgacccgagctgaaggcagctgcttaaccaactgagccacccaggtgtccccagaataaccctttaaaaaaaatttttttttataaacatataatatatttttatccccaggggtacaggtctgtggatcgccaggttcacacacttcacagcactcaccatagcacataccctccccaatgtccataaccccacccacttctccccaaccccttccccccagcaaccctcagtttgttttgtgagattaagagtcacttatgagaataacccattttttaaaccaaaaattatACCACTGGCTATCCCATCtgcagcctcttttttttttaagatttttttttttttttttgacagacagagatcacaagcaggcagaggcaggcagagtgggggaagcaggctccctgctgagcagagagtgggatacgggggctcgatcccaggaccctgagatcatgacctgaggcataacccactgagccacgcaagtaCCCCTTGCAGTCTCtttcttaataattatttgtaaCATGGGCATTTATGGGAGCCAAAGAGagattcatttatataaaatatgagtcACTGAGATGTTTTTATACTCTAAGAAAGAGAGTCCTATGATTCAGTCACAAGTTTAAGCCTAGAGTGAGAACAGGACTTGGGATAAGAAGATATCAGAGGGTCCCAGGATGTCTGGGGGCCAGGGGAGGAATAGGCATTTAGTGCATGGAGTGCTTTAGAAGCACAGGGGACACCCAAGTTCTATTCAAGTGTCGCAGGACATCTGAGGGCATGGTCTAAGAGAATGAGTGATTTGCACTGTTCTAGAAGCAGAGGAGAGTGCAACATTAACCTGCCAACTATTTTATTTAGCCTGCCTTGTGGGAGTTTTCTCACTCTGACCACAGCCCCAGACAGAAAAGTTCCTATGTGTGGTATACGAAAATCAAAGATCCCGCAAGAGCTCTCTTATGTGATATCAGGCCTTTGTGTAACACTCTGCAAAGAGAGTCATGTTGAGGAAGATGTCCACTGTATTGGCTGTGGTTAGTCTCCTGTAGCTATCACTTTTCTTTTCAGACCACTGTGTGCAGTGTGAAGAAGCGGCCTGATTTCTCCACTTCAGGGCAATGGGAGGTAGTCACAGAATCTGAAGGGAAAAAGGAGGTACACGTCTTTGATGGAGTCATGGTTTGCACTGGCCATCACACCAACGCTCACTTACCCTTGGAAAGCTTTCCTGGTGAGTAGCCTACAAGGAAGGAAACACTTGAACCGTGCCTGTGACCTGATCTCTGAGGAAAAGGAGGGTTGTGGCCTGAGTGATCCCCACCTAAGGATGAGATAAGGCTTATCCTAATTCTACATATTCCCCTGAAAGATGTTGGGGCAACTGTGATTAGTGCTCTTTGGGAGGTAAAAATAACCTTAGTTTTGGAACCTAGAGAAAAATTAGAGGGCTCTATCTTTGGTTTCACAATAACCTTGGTTTTTCTAAAGATCAAAAGAAggaacatgggacttgatccatATTAGGTTGAATAAGGACTTTTTCAGCAATCAAGGGAACAAACAAATATTGAGtttctaaagaagaaatgaaaacttaaagaatttaattacagtttttgacctggattttcattttggaaaaaaaaaaaaagtactttagtGTAATCTAGAGTATAAGAAAACATATGTGCTCCAATTGAAATGGAAGTAggtatttaaagatgaaaagactAAAGAGGAAGGTATTCTGCAGCAGTTTGGATTTGGGAATCTACCAGTCCAAAATACAAACAGATCCTGAGGTAAGCATACTATCTGTGATAAGGAAGTCACAAGGTTCTTCTATGAGACTATGAGAATATAGGCAAAAATAGAAAGGCAAGCATGTAGCTGAATAGAGTGGGAATATAGATGTGTGCTTAAACTCTACACACTGCCAGCAAAATGAATGTTTCAGTGAATAATAGCAGATAAACCTCATTCGataattattttcccttcttttgcaGGAATTGAGAAGTTCAAAGGACAGTACTTCCACAGCCGAGACTATAAGAATCCAGATATTTTCACCGGAAAGAGAGTCATTATAATTGGCATTGGGAATTCGGGAGGGGACCTGGCTGTGGAAATTTGCCACACAGCCAAGCAGGTTTGAAttagtaaattattttctttgctgcatCAAGGAAGCTGTATGTAGACCCAACAAAGAGTATGAATACCTCTGCCCACAGCCTATCAGTGCCAGTGGCAAGCAGGACTTGGCTCCGTTGCCTCGGTTGGCAACATTATGACGATGAGATGATGGAGCCAACATTCCCTGTTAGATTCCCATCATTCAGTTGACTTCACACTACAGAATCCCAATGATCCCAGTCAGCTGTCTCTTCTGAGTATGCCTCTGACTTTGAAGACCAAGCAGGAGCTTGAGGAGCTTGGTTGAGTGCAGCATTCAGAGTGTGGCACCTGTTGAGGCTAGTGGAAGTGCCACACTCTCATATAAAGGAAAGCATGCTGGTTTAGTGGAAGGCTTTGGATTCATAGGATGGTGGGGGAGTTTTTCTCTTCACTCCCCAAATGGAAAATAGAATCAGTCTAACCTTTCCAAAGATAATGTGGATATCAGTATGAAAAgcatccatgctgtagcatgtgCAAATTCACCCCAGTCTTTGCATACAGTTAGGTATCAGAATGACATTCACTCTAAAGCAATTTCTACATCctagagtttttttgttttgttttgtttttttgggtccCAATTTGCACTCCAGTGTTAAAAAAGACctgagctgttttgttttttgtatcatatattttgagctggaaagaaaatgtcttctttataaattcctagaaaaagacATGTCATTTTATATCTTGTTATTCATGTCTTTATTGAATAACTTTATTGGCAATAGGTAAATGGTCATTTTCCAGCAACTTTACTTAAGCTGTGTTTCTCCacatgtatgtttaaaatttttttaaaatagaagtttaatGCCACACCTTTGTTAAATGACCTTTATCCAGGAATTCTATTCAGTAACACTTCTCAGTATTATCCCCATCTGTCACCACAAAAGTAATTTCATATGTTACCccataaattaattcaaaaagcTTTATCAGTAAataggtatataaacaaaaaaggttaaaaatgtgTATAGGTATTATGATAAAAGAGTATGTAAGGTATATGATGGTGACCCAAAGCATGAGTCTTCTTTAATAGCGCTGGCATATCAAATGGTCAGTTATAAGGGAGTTGGGCCTTCCATGCACTGAAGAGCTATAGATTGCCAAAGAACAAAGCATCCAGAGTGGATGGAGATAAGATGGCTGTGTCTGAGAATGCCTGGGGACAACTCATGGCACAACCATGGCTGCCTGGCAGGGGTGACACTAGCACACTTCTAATGCTAAGTCAAAGAAACTCAGTTGCTGGGTTCTAACTTTTTGCTTTAcatattaaattgtatttattagaATTTGTAGATCAAAAAGTTTAATGGACCTATACATTTTAGCCTATCAAGGAAGTTTTggtataataaattaaattaaaataataataatttaaaacaagcTATAGATGGGAAACCGAAATGAGAAATACGACGATAGCCATTAGGCATTTATTGAGGGTTTACTATATGCCCCACCCTTTGCAGAACCactatttaattctcacaatagccTTGTGATGTATTATTGTTACTGCTTTATACATAGGGAATCTTTTAATTGAGACCCTGAGCATTTACTCACATACTTATGTAACAAAAATTATACAGACTGTGCACAAACCTGTGTGATTCCTAAGACCATGCATGCTTTTTCAACTGTACTTAATCATCAGAGCGTGTAAGGTTACCATCAGTGAGAATCTATGAGTGAAGTATGTTATTATCCCTCTGTAGACTGGACACCTTTTTATATGAGAGTTTACAGACAAAAGACTATAAAGCAGGTACTTATGTACCTTACAATTATGGAAACTATCTCCAGAGAGTTTTGTAGAGAAAGTGATACGTTCACCAGGTAATTGAATGTCAGAACTCAGCTCCAAGCATGGAATTTAGCCTGCAGAGAACACATAAAGACTGACCAGCTTCCTGTTGTTCTACTAGTGATCTGCagtttttccataaaataatcAGTGCAACACTTCTTCAAGCACAGGCCTGGGGGTCATCAGATCTGGGTTGGAAAGtcaactctgccacttactaactGTACGATTTCAGCAAGTTATTCATTTTCTCCATGGCtgtcatccataaaatggggacaataatatcTACTTCAAGAGGTTGTTGTACTGATTAAGTAAGACTATAGATAAAGGACCAGCACAGTGACTTACAGGTCACAATTCTCAATAAATGGAAGCAACAAGGATGTTGGGTTGAATGGTGGGTTGGGGAGACTGAAAGATGTCTACACTGTACCTCCCACTCTGGAGGAAACACATTTGCAGAGACAGAGATAAGAGTGTAAAAAGTTTAATatcaatataaataataacagGGGTTTTTGGTAATATGCAAATAATGTCAAAGCAAAAGAGACTGAGGGTTTCAGATTAAATGATGTCCAATTGCTTTCAGTTCTACTGCTCCTTGATTTGAAATGAGTTGGACAGGTTAAGTACTAGAGAAGTtcaaaggacagagagaaaactGTCAGGCAGAATGGTCAGTCATGTCTTATGGAGGAGGCATACTTATCTGGATCTTGACAATAAATAGGCTTTGGAGAATTAAAAGGATAGGTGGCTTTTCAAGCAGGCATAATGACATTAAACAGAAATGCAGTCATGGTTGAGAGAAAGACACATTCTTGGTCAGTGAATGTACTAATTTAATTGTATACTTagtgtttgaaaagaaaaattgcaggaaataaaaaaagaccatGCAGGGGCTAAAAAGACAGACAAACTAGTTTGAACTTAATCTTGAAGAGAGCTATTAAAGGATTATGAGGAAAGAATGACAAAAGCAAACAATTTTTCCCCATGCCCCAGGTTTTCCTCAGTACCAGGAGAGGGGCTTGGATCCTGAATCGTGTAGGAGACTTTGGATATCCTTTTGATGTGTTATTTTCTTCTCGATATAAATACTTTCTTTCGAAGATTTGTGGTCGATCATTAGTAAACAGTGTTTTGGAGAAAAAGTTGAACCAAAGGTTTGACCACGAAATGTTTGGCCTAAAGCCGAAACACAGGTATGTTGCCATAATGTAAGTAGAGCAGTGATGGCCAATGCACAAGAATAAGGACTTCACATGGGATAACAGTAGAGCTACTTCTACCCATAcattaagaaaatacacatatctagggcacctgggtggctcagtgggttgagcctctgccttcggctcaagttgtgatctcggggtcctgggatccagctccgcatcgggctctctgctcagcggggaggtctgcttccccctctctctttgcctgcttgtgatgtctctctctctgtcaaataaataaataaaatctttaaaaaaaaaaaagaaagaaaaagaaaatacacatatctGAAATCAGATTTCTACTTTCCCCTTATAGAAGTCTAAGATCTACTGATCTGTAATCATCAGCCTGTGATTCTCCTTGGCATTAACCATTTTATCATTTCCTCAAACATAGGTTCTTTTTACATGATACCCAGTAACAATAAAATGATAGCAGATAGCAGTAAATTATTCATTCATCCCACAAacattgagcacctgctatgagCCAAGCATTATACTGCACACGAGAATACAGAGACTAAAGACCTAATAGTAACTAATACAAATAATAACACCTTAATTTTCTGAAGATTTACTATAAGACAAGCACATTGCTAACTGAGTTCtgtgtatgatctcatttaatcctcacaacaactctataggttagaactatttttttttttaaattgctagttTGCAGATATAAAAACTGACACTTAGAGAAACTAATTTCTATGAGGttacacaataaataaatgtcagaCTTGAGAAATGGATCTTACCTTAAATACTCTAAGGAGAAGACAGGCAATAGAATATGATAAATGCATGGAGAGCTGTGGGGGTATGAAGTATGGGAGTCCTCACACAGGAAGGTCGACTAAAAGAATTTCtagaggctgattttttttttttttaagatttatttatttatttacttacatgagagagagagagtgtgacagaggaaagggtcagaaggagaagcagactccccgccgagcgggaagcctgatgcgggactccatccgggactccaggatcatgaccggcgccaaaggcagtcacttaaccaactgagctacccaggcaccgtAGAGGctgatttttaaatgcttttttccaactctttattttctttagtgttcAGATTTACTTACTCCAAAATAGTAAGTACAATGAGTACACATAATACCTTTCACTTAGATTCACCTATCAACAGTTTGCTGtatttgcttcctctctctctctccctctctaaagaCAGATAAATCCCCACATATAGAgagcatccatccatccatagatacatatatacatattttttcctgaaccatttcAGAGTAAGTCACAGTCACTAGGACACCTTATCCTACATTCTTCAACATATTAAGAAATGGGCTATTCTCCCACACAAACGTAACAGAGACCACACAGGAAATTCAGAATTGATCAAATACATTATCTAATATATCAGATATTCAGGTTTCCTAAATTGTCCCCAAAATATTTATGgctcttatatttttaaatctaggaTCCTTTCAGGTATTAGCTAATtgcatttaaatgtttaatttctcttCATCTGAAATAATTCACCATTTTTCAACATAGACTTTTATAAAAGAATTGAGCCAATTGTTTTATAGAAAAATCTCTAAGTTTGGACTTGCATAGTTGTTCCACCTATACTATATTCTGGTTAAACATTTTGCCACAAATACTCATAGGTTATATTGTACCTTCTTGGTGGATCACACCAGCATCCACATGATACGAGTTTATCCTGTACTAATGTTAAATTTGATCAGTTGGATAAGGTGGcacctatgaaataaataaataaataaataaataaataaataaataaataaatatgttttatttatttatgagagagagagaggggacacacaagcagggaagggttagagggagaagcagactccccactgagcagggagccagatgcaggccctgatcccaggactctgagatcatgacctgagccaaagacagatccttaaccaactgagccacccaggtgcccctgtcttctcTTTCACTGACATCCAGGCCCCAACATCTGTTCTGAGATCCTGATCTGTGCCAAGCTGGTATACATTAGACTTTTCCCAAATTTCATGGATAGACCAAGAGGGACACCATTAGCATATTGTTTAACCACCTTCATCAAAGTAGAATTTTACTAACATATTACTGatacctctttttctttcatttctccttcttctgatCTTTATCACTGCTTACAGACCTCTGAGTCAACATCCAACAATGAATGATGATCTGCCAAATCGTATAATCTCTGGCTTGGTAAAGGTGAAAGGAAATGTGACGGAATTCACAGAAACAGCTGCCATATTTGAAGATGGCTCCAGGGAGGACAACATTGATGCTGTTATCTTTGCCACAGGCTATACTTTTGCCTTCCCTTTTCTTGAAGATTCTGTCCAAGTAGTCAAAAACAGGATATCCCTATATAAAAAGGTCTTCCCTCCTAACCTGGAAAAGCCTACTCTTGCAATCATAGGCTTGATCCAGCCCTTGGGTGCCATTATGCCCATTTCAGAGATGCAAGGACGCTGGGTCACTCAAGTATTTAAAGGTAAGTGACCATGCTACCTAACTACTTAATGGTATGTTTACTTACGTTTATGTTCTTGCTTTTAAATAACTAAACAGTATGTATGACtataacagtgcctggcattAAAATTCatgctcaaaaattatttttgagtgaATGTAAAGGAATAACATAACTATAGACGTACATTGGAATCTCCTGGGAAATTTTCCCAAAATGGGTATGCTTTGCCTGgtgctatttattttataaatctaagTGGGGCAGACATAAGATCTCTAAGAATATGTTCCTTCATTGATTCCAATGGTACTGCAGACTAGAATCCACTCATCTAGATTTTAGACAACTGATACACATTTGTAAAGCAAAGGAATGTAATCTTTCATTATAGCGAAAAGCATATATAGAAATGGCATGATTTGATTTCAGCCAAAAATTAAGACCTGGTTAAAGACTAGTCCAGAATATATAAGATCCAGCCTCTCAAATTCTGactttcccccttttcctcctcttttagTTTTGGCTAGGAGATCATCAGAAAAAACTTAAGGGTTTGGGAGGCTCAATATGAGTCAGGAAAATGATATGGCTTCTTTAAAAGGCTTAATTATCTCTAGCAGCATTAAAGAATTCTAACGTCCTAGAACTTACAATTGTTTTTCTCTAAGAACTTAAATTTTTGTCTCAACTGGTCAGTACATACTCAAAGacatagtttattttgtttttcccaacgacacattttaaaagtgaaactggggggcacctgggtggctcagtgggttaaagcctctgcttcagctcgggttgtgatcccagggtcctgggatagagcccccacatcgcatcgggctctcggcttggtagtgaacctgcttcccttcctctctctctccctgcctctctgcctacctgtgatctctgtctgtcaaataaataaataaaatatttttttaaaaagtgaaactggGGTAcatgaaaaggagagagacaagaatGGTTAAGGGATTTGAAAATGTGACATTTGAAGTACAACTGAAGGAGCCAGAGTGGTTTACCtagagaagataaaattcagGGCAGATAAGAGAGTTCCCTTCAAAGGTTTGAAGAATGTCCCTGGCAGAAGGATCTGATATGCTCAGTATCACTTCAAAGGGTTGAACCAGAACGAAGGAGTGAAACTTTGAGGGTTGGACAAAATCAGCTTAACATTAGGAACAAACATGCCaacgttttttctttttcctttttttctttcttttggtcaGCTATTCCCATTTCAAGATGAAATGGGCTGCCTCTGAAACTATGATGAATCCAAGCAGAATAGGGAAAAGCTTACCTTTATAGGACTTTGGGCATAAAATGGGATCAAAAATttagttttccttctctccc encodes the following:
- the FMO5 gene encoding dimethylaniline monooxygenase [N-oxide-forming] 5 isoform X1, whose product is MTKKRIAVIGGGVSGLSSIKCCVEEGLEPVCFERTDDIGGLWRFQENPEEGRASIYKSVIINTSKEMMCFSDYPIPDHYPNFMHNSQVLEYFRMYAKEFDLLKYIRFKTTVCSVKKRPDFSTSGQWEVVTESEGKKEVHVFDGVMVCTGHHTNAHLPLESFPGIEKFKGQYFHSRDYKNPDIFTGKRVIIIGIGNSGGDLAVEICHTAKQVFLSTRRGAWILNRVGDFGYPFDVLFSSRYKYFLSKICGRSLVNSVLEKKLNQRFDHEMFGLKPKHRPLSQHPTMNDDLPNRIISGLVKVKGNVTEFTETAAIFEDGSREDNIDAVIFATGYTFAFPFLEDSVQVVKNRISLYKKVFPPNLEKPTLAIIGLIQPLGAIMPISEMQGRWVTQVFKGLKTLPSQSEMNAEIAKAQEEISKRYVESQRHTIQGDYVDTMEELADLVGVRPNLLSLAFTDPKLAIQLFWGPCTPIHYRLQGPGKWDGARKAILTTEDRIRKPMMTRVIESRNSMTSTITMARFMLAIVFFAIIMTYF
- the FMO5 gene encoding dimethylaniline monooxygenase [N-oxide-forming] 5 isoform X2, with amino-acid sequence MTKKRIAVIGGGVSGLSSIKCCVEEGLEPVCFERTDDIGGLWRFQENPEEGRASIYKSVIINTSKEMMCFSDYPIPDHYPNFMHNSQVLEYFRMYAKEFDLLKYIRFKTTVCSVKKRPDFSTSGQWEVVTESEGKKEVHVFDGVMVCTGHHTNAHLPLESFPGIEKFKGQYFHSRDYKNPDIFTGKRVIIIGIGNSGGDLAVEICHTAKQVFLSTRRGAWILNRVGDFGYPFDVLFSSRYKYFLSKICGRSLVNSVLEKKLNQRFDHEMFGLKPKHRAKDIALTK